Part of the Phragmites australis chromosome 23, lpPhrAust1.1, whole genome shotgun sequence genome is shown below.
GATGATAGAAGCAAACCCATGATCTTTGTGGGCTATGAACCAAGATCAAAGGCGTATCGCACCTACGATCCGGCCACCAGGCACGTCCATGTCTCCCGGGTCATCGTCTTCGACGAGGGGGCGCAATGGCACTGGAGCAGTGACCAGATGAAAAGAACATCGACAACGACTTCATTATCGAGTACAGCACTATGGTCCAGCCAGGCGTGGTCATCACTCTCCAACCGGCACCAGCGATTGAGCTGCGATACCACCTGTGCCAAGTACCCCTACACTAAGCTCGCGTATGCCCACACCGACGCCATCTGTGAGCACGCCACTGATCGAGTTTGTCTCACCGCCACCAAGTGCAGAGGAGGCCCTCGACGTCGACCATAACGACGCTTTACTCTGCTTTCGCAACGTCGATAATGTGCTAGGCCCGATGACACCGCCAGGCCTGGCTGCATGGGAGCTGGAGAAAGACTTTCTGCTGGTAAGTGCAAACAAGCCAGTGACATTTGCAGAGGCAAAAGAACATGAATGCTGGCGACAGGCGATGCTCGACGAGATGACGTCGATCGAGACCAATGGCACTTGGCGGCTCATCGTTCCTCCATCACACCAATGCCCAATTGATCTCAAATGGGTCATCAAGACCAAAAAGGACGCCGTTGGCAACATCACCAAATACAAAGCGTGGCTTGTGGCGAAGGAATACATGCAGCGGCAAGGCATTGATTTCAACGAGGTGTTCGTGGCGGTGGCGCGGCTCGAGTAGGTGCGGCTACTACTGGTGCATGCTGCAAGTGAAGGCTAGCCCATCCACCATATGGACGTCAAATCTGCCTTCCTCAACGACGAACTGCAAGAAGAAGTCTACATCACGTAGCCGCCAGGATTTGAGATCGACGACTAGAAGCACAAGGTGCTGGGCCTCGTCAAGGAGCTCTACGCCGTCAGGCCCCACGCGTGTGGTACGCTAAGTTGGATGCCTCCTTGGTGTCACTTGGGTTCCATCGGAGCACCTCCGAGCACACATGTACGTTCACGGTGTGGACGCGCACCGGCTGGTGGTAGGCGTGTACGTCAACGATCTTGTCATAACCAGCGGCAACCTCACTGAGCTCGAACagttcaaggaggagatgaagggGACATTCCAGATGAGTGTCCTCGGCCTACTGCACTACTACCTCAGCCTGGAGATGTCCCAGACCGACAATGGCATTACCGTGAGCCAGGGCGCATAAGCGATGAAGATCCTTGAAGGGGCAAGCATAGCTGGGTGCAATCCCAGTCACATTCCCATGGAGCCATGACTCAAACTCATTAAGACAAATGCAACCCCTGCAACTGATGCTGCTGAATATAGAAGGATCGTAGGCTCGCTGCGCTATCTGGTGAATTCACGGCCAGATTTGGCATTCTCGGTGGGCTACATTAGCAGGTTCATGGAGAAACCTACCACCGAGCATCTTGTGACCGCGAAGCGTGTGCTTCGGTACGTCGCAGGCACTATCAACTATGGTTGTTGCTACCAGAGGAAGACAAAAGCTGCTCAACTCATCGGCTACAGCGACAACGACCTTGTGGGCGACATCGACACACTTAAGAGCACCACCGAAGTCTTGTTCTTCGTAGGGAGGAACTTGGTCACTTGGCAATCGCATAAACAAAAGGTTGTGGTATTGTCTTCCTGCAAGGCAAAATACATTGCCGTAACGACAGCAActtgccacggtgtctggttgGCGCGTCTCCTTGCAGAACTCAGGGGAGAGGAGGCGTGCGCCATCACTCTGAAGATCGACAATCAAACCGCAATCATGTTCAGTAAGAATCTTGTTTTCCACCATCGCAGCAAATATATTGACACACGGTACCACTAACTTTGAGAAGGCATTAAGGAAGGTAGGGTGAAGGTCGAATCCATCGGCACCAATGAGCAGCTTGCAGACATTCTGACAAAGCCACTCGGGCGCGACAAGTTCTTGGAGTTGCGTTCCAGGATTGGCCTCGTCGAACTCAAGTAAGCAGTATAAGGTTTGGGGGGAGATATGTTAGTCCAATCTTATCCGTAGTCAAAACTTTAGTTAGTTTGTTGTTTCTGTTTGTTTCTGGTCTTAGTGACATGCATGAGCTCGTGACTTGTGTGGAAGCCATGCATGTTGTTGGCCCGTGGCGAGAATAGCACGCGGCGAGCTGAGTCTTGCGTTGTGAACGGGACGCATGTCACGCGGGTCGTGAGGATCTACGCGGCTGAGGCGTGGTGTGAGAAGCGCTCATGCGCTCTTTCATTCAGCAGCAATCGTCAGCAAATAAATAGaggaagaaacaagaaaacacTGTAGTTTTATGGCAGCACAAAATTTTCAGTGTTCTAGTTGTGTTCATGTGAGTTcgtttttgagttcttgccagtGATTATTTCCGGGAAACCTGACAGACAGTCGCGGCTGAGTGCTAAGCTCATAACTCAGCATTGAAGTGGAGCCTCAGGTAGGGCAAGCAGGGGAGGGGAGATCTCATCCTGAGAGCTACACGAACTTAGCAGACCTACAGTGTATGGAACGGCTTTGTTATTTACCCCGTGCCGCCCACCACGAGGACCCGACTCTTCTTCATGGCTCTACGAGAAAGGGGTTC
Proteins encoded:
- the LOC133905960 gene encoding secreted RxLR effector protein 161-like, with protein sequence MYVHGVDAHRLVVGVYVNDLVITSGNLTELEQFKEEMKGTFQMSVLGLLHYYLSLEMSQTDNGITTNATPATDAAEYRRIVGSLRYLVNSRPDLAFSVGYISRFMEKPTTEHLVTAKRVLRYVAGTINYGCCYQRKTKAAQLIGYSDNDLVGDIDTLKSTTEVLFFVGRNLVTWQSHKQKVVVLSSCKAKYIAVTTATCHGVWLARLLAELRGEEACAITLKIDNQTAIMFSKNLVFHHRSKYIDTRYH